Proteins encoded in a region of the Clostridium beijerinckii genome:
- a CDS encoding DeoR/GlpR family DNA-binding transcription regulator, which yields MFTEERFNIILQELKVKGIVSVTDLVQLLDASESTVRRDLNTLDSEGLLKKIHGGAIAIGESTSKHDYKVNVRQSLNVDEKSEIAKHAAALIEDGDILYLDAGTTTEILIDFIEANEIIVVTNGIVHAKKLLERGFKTFIVGGEVKAITEAIVGSTVVEDLKKYNFSKGFFGVNGVSNESGYTTPDMNEAMVKAQAMKMCRESYVLADQSKLEKVSFITFGAIADSTLITTKIDNNISYDTNVIEVVKND from the coding sequence ATGTTTACAGAAGAAAGGTTTAATATCATTCTTCAGGAGTTGAAGGTAAAAGGAATAGTATCTGTTACTGATTTAGTACAATTACTGGATGCTTCGGAATCTACAGTTAGAAGAGATCTAAATACACTTGATAGTGAGGGACTTTTAAAGAAAATTCATGGAGGTGCAATTGCAATAGGTGAGAGTACATCCAAGCACGACTATAAAGTTAATGTTAGACAATCTTTGAATGTAGATGAAAAATCTGAAATAGCAAAGCATGCTGCTGCATTAATTGAAGATGGGGATATACTCTACTTGGATGCTGGAACAACAACTGAGATCTTAATAGATTTTATTGAAGCCAACGAAATAATAGTTGTAACTAATGGAATAGTTCATGCAAAAAAGCTTTTGGAAAGAGGTTTTAAGACTTTTATTGTTGGGGGCGAAGTTAAAGCTATAACTGAAGCAATAGTAGGAAGCACCGTTGTAGAAGATTTAAAAAAATATAACTTCTCAAAAGGCTTCTTTGGAGTAAATGGCGTAAGCAACGAGAGCGGTTATACAACTCCAGATATGAATGAAGCAATGGTTAAAGCTCAAGCAATGAAAATGTGCAGAGAATCATATGTATTAGCAGATCAATCTAAATTAGAAAAAGTTAGTTTTATAACTTTCGGAGCAATAGCAGATTCAACATTAATAACAACAAAAATTGATAATAATATTAGTTATGATACTAATGTAATAGAGGTGGTAAAAAATGATTAA
- the pfkB gene encoding 1-phosphofructokinase, with the protein MINTITLNPSLDYIVKVDSFKVDSLNRTEEENIYAGGKGINVSIVLKNLGVANTALGYVAGFTGDEILRQIQSHGVNCDFIKLKSGFSRINVKLKSDGETEINGSGPAITDEELNLLHEKLSHLTKGDYLILSGSIPNSVPDNIYESIMNSLLDKGVEFIVDATKDLLLKVLKYKPFLIKPNHHELAEMFNVELKDDEDIIKYGRKLQEMGAKNVLISMAGDGAILLPENGEPIKRAVPKGILKNSVGAGDSMVAGFLCGYLKNKNIDEAFKMGIATGSASAFSEELATKEQVYELLKQI; encoded by the coding sequence ATGATTAATACAATAACTCTTAATCCTTCTTTAGATTATATTGTTAAAGTTGATTCATTTAAAGTTGATTCATTAAATAGAACTGAAGAAGAAAATATTTATGCGGGTGGTAAAGGAATTAACGTATCCATAGTTCTTAAAAATCTAGGGGTAGCGAATACAGCTCTTGGATATGTTGCTGGATTTACTGGAGATGAAATTCTAAGACAAATACAAAGCCATGGCGTAAACTGTGATTTTATAAAATTAAAAAGTGGATTTTCTAGAATAAACGTGAAACTTAAAAGTGATGGAGAAACAGAAATTAATGGATCTGGACCTGCAATAACTGATGAAGAGTTAAATCTCTTACATGAAAAACTTTCGCATCTAACAAAAGGTGATTATTTAATATTATCAGGAAGTATACCAAATAGTGTGCCAGATAATATATATGAAAGCATTATGAACAGCTTATTGGATAAGGGTGTAGAGTTCATAGTTGATGCAACAAAAGATTTGCTGTTAAAGGTATTAAAATATAAACCGTTTTTGATAAAACCAAATCATCATGAACTTGCAGAAATGTTTAATGTAGAGTTAAAAGATGATGAAGACATAATTAAATATGGTAGAAAACTTCAAGAAATGGGAGCAAAAAATGTTCTTATTTCAATGGCAGGGGATGGAGCAATTCTACTACCTGAAAATGGAGAACCTATAAAAAGAGCTGTTCCAAAAGGAATACTTAAAAATTCAGTTGGGGCTGGAGATTCAATGGTGGCTGGTTTCTTATGCGGATATTTGAAAAATAAAAATATAGATGAAGCGTTCAAGATGGGAATTGCTACAGGAAGTGCAAGTGCTTTCTCAGAAGAATTGGCAACAAAAGAACAAGTATATGAATTATTAAAGCAAATTTAA
- a CDS encoding pyridoxamine kinase has translation MIKPIKRAAVLHDLCGIGKAALTNVIPILSTLGVEVCPIPTMILTSHTGGFRPNIERLDGYISKAVQHYIELNINFESIFVGYLGSTNNIEETLLLLEPVNKNKSLVVLDPIFADNGSYYSNFNKEYSDSLKRIIRYSHIITPNFTEACILCDEKIVEEVSEEKLLVLSRKLHSFGCENVIMTSVPIANKKKIGITVYNGENDSLKLITRDRIERSYPGTGDVFTSVLIGLIMDDNSLEKSVEESCKFVEDCIKESSSYDYPVREGLLLEPILYKLNNLKRSIEE, from the coding sequence ATGATAAAGCCTATAAAAAGAGCAGCTGTTTTACATGATTTATGCGGAATAGGAAAAGCGGCTTTAACCAATGTAATTCCTATTCTATCAACTTTGGGGGTGGAGGTTTGTCCGATACCTACTATGATATTAACAAGTCATACTGGAGGTTTTAGACCAAACATAGAAAGATTGGATGGATATATAAGTAAGGCGGTTCAACACTATATTGAATTGAACATAAATTTTGAAAGTATATTTGTTGGATACTTAGGAAGTACTAATAATATTGAAGAAACTTTACTTTTATTAGAACCTGTAAACAAGAACAAATCATTAGTAGTACTCGATCCTATTTTTGCTGATAACGGTTCATATTATAGTAATTTTAATAAGGAATATTCAGATAGCTTAAAAAGGATAATAAGATACTCGCATATCATTACACCTAACTTTACGGAAGCATGTATTCTATGCGATGAAAAGATTGTAGAGGAAGTGAGTGAAGAGAAGCTATTAGTGCTTTCTAGAAAATTACACAGTTTTGGGTGTGAAAATGTAATAATGACAAGTGTACCTATCGCAAATAAAAAGAAGATTGGAATAACTGTATATAATGGAGAAAATGATTCTTTGAAATTAATAACTAGAGATAGGATAGAAAGATCGTATCCGGGAACTGGAGATGTTTTTACATCTGTTTTGATTGGATTAATTATGGATGACAATTCATTAGAAAAGAGCGTTGAGGAATCATGCAAATTTGTTGAAGATTGCATTAAGGAAAGTAGTTCTTATGATTATCCAGTAAGAGAAGGATTACTTTTAGAACCAATATTGTATAAGTTAAATAATTTGAAACGGTCAATAGAAGAATAA